The proteins below are encoded in one region of Erinaceus europaeus chromosome 15, mEriEur2.1, whole genome shotgun sequence:
- the TPST1 gene encoding protein-tyrosine sulfotransferase 1, with translation MVGKLKQNLLLACLVISSVTVFYLGQHAMECHHRIEERSQPLKLENTKTTVRTNVGNKTNKTFAYHKDMPLIFIGGVPRSGTTLMRAMLDAHPDVRCGEETRVIPRILALKQMWSRSSKEKIRLDEAGVTDEVLDSAMQAFLLEIIVKHGEPAPYLCNKDPFALKSLTYLARLFPNAKFLLMVRDGRASVHSMISRKVTIAGFDLNSYRDCLTKWNRAIETMYNQCVEVGYKKCMLVHYEQLVLHPERWMRTLLKFLHIPWNHSVLHHEEMIGKAGGVSLSKVERSTDQVIKPVNVAALSKWVGKIPPDVLQDMAVIAPMLAKLGYDPYANPPNYGKPDPKILENTRRVYKGEFQLPDFLKEKSQTQQAE, from the exons ATGGTCGGGAAGCTGAAGCAGAACCTACTATTGGCATGTCTTGTGATTAGTTCTGTGACTGTTTTTTACTTGGGCCAACATGCCATGGAATGCCATCACCGAATAGAAGAACGTAGTCAGCCTCTGAAACTGGAGAACACAAAGACCACTGTGCGAACTAACGTAGGCAACAAAACCAACAAAACCTTTGCCTATCATAAAGATATGCCGTTAATATTTATTGGAGGTGTGCCTCGGAGTGGCACCACGCTCATGAGGGCCATGCTGGATGCACACCCTGATGTGCGCTGTGGAGAAGAAACCAGAGTCATCCCCCGAATCCTGGCCCTGAAGCAAATGTGGTCACGGTCCAGTAAAGAGAAAATCCGCCTGGATGAAGCAGGCGTCACCGATGAAGTGCTGGACTCTGCCATGCAAGCCTTTTTACTGGAGATCATAGTCAAGCACGGGGAGCCAGCTCCTTATTTATGTAATAAAGATCCTTTCGCCTTGAAATCATTGACCTACCTTGCTCGATTGTTCCCCAATGCCAAATTTCTCCTGATGGTTCGCGATGGCCGGGCCTCTGTACATTCAATGATATCTCGAAAAGTTACCATAGCTGGATTCGACCTGAACAGCTATAGGGACTGTTTGACCAAGTGGAATCGTGCCATAGAGACCATGTATAATCAGTGCGTAGAGGTTGGTTATAAAAAATGCATGCTGGTTCACTATGAACAACTTGTCTTACATCCTGAACGGTGGATGAGAACACTCTTGAAGTTCCTCCATATTCCCTGGAACCACTCAGTGTTGCACCATGAAGAGATGATTGGGAAAGCTGGAGGTGTATCTCTGTCAAA AGTGGAGAGATCCACTGACCAGGTCATCAAGCCAGTCAACGTGGCCGCTCTGTCCAAGTGGGTTGGGAAGATCCCTCCAGATGTTTTACAGGACATGGCGGTGATTGCGCCTATGCTTGCCAAGCTGGGCTACGACCCCTATGCCAATCCACCCAATTATGGAAAACCCGATCCCAAAATCCTGGAAAATACGAGAAGG GTCTATAAAGGAGAATTTCAACTTCCTGACTTTCTGAAAGAAAAATCTCAG ACTCAGCAAGCGGAGTAG